The following nucleotide sequence is from Streptomyces pactum.
ACGACGCCGGGCACGGCTCACTGGTGGTCGAGGAGCGGATCAAGCAGCTCCGGCTGGAGATCGGGTTCGCCCTGCGCCATCTGAGCCTTCCGGCCCCTGATCCGGACCGGGCCCGGATTCCGGCTCCGGGCCGGGACGGGGCCCGGTCGGGGACTCCGGCGTGATGCCGAGCGCCAGGTCCCTGGCCACCTCCGCCTCCCGGCGGAAGAGGCGGAACCACATGAAGACCACGAAGCCGGCGAAGAGGAACCACTCACCGGTGTAGCCGAGATTCTGGAACGCCTTGAGGTCCAGTCCGGTGCCCTCGGCCACGGTCGGGGGCACCGGGACCAGGGCCCCGGGCGCCGTGGAGGAGGTGAGCCACGCGTCCTGCACCTCGTAGGGCACGATGTTGACGAGCGAGGCGGCACTGATCACACCCAGCTGTCCCTCCGGCAGTCCGCCACCGGAGCGCGCCCCTCTGGTCCCCTGGTGCTCGGACGCCTGGAGCGCCCCGGTGACCGTCACCCGGCCGGACGGCGGGGCGGGCACCTTGGCGGTGTCGGCCGCGACGTCCGCGTCACCCGGCAGCCAGCCCCGGACGACCGGCACCGCCGCCGGGTCCGGCCGGCCCCCGGCGACGTCGCCCGTCCCGTCGGCACCCCGCCCGGCGCCCCCGCCGTCCGTCCGCAGCAGAGCGAGCACGTAGAAACCGGCCCGGCCGTCTAGCGTGCGGTCCGGCACCAGCATCTGGTGCCGGGGGTCGAAGCGGCCGGTCACGGTGGCCAGCCGTCCCGAGGTCTCCTGGGTGACCGGCAGCAGGTCGCGCAGCGGCACCGCGCGTTCCGCCTCGGCGTTGTTCGCACGATCCTGCTGCTCCCGGTGCGAGTCGACGCGCGCCTCGAAGCGGCTGAGCTGCCAGCTGCCCATGAACAGACACACGGGGATGGACAGCGCGGCGAAGACGTTGATCACCCACCAGCGGGGTGTCAGCAGAAATCGATACACACCACCACGGTACGGGCCGCCCGCCGGTTCCCCCGCACGTGCCCCCGGGCCTGTCCCCCGCTCCCACCCCCCGACCTGCGGACTTCACGGTCGGGGGAAGAGCAGGGCGAGGGGTCCGGTGCGGAAGGCGGTGGTGGCCGAGGCGGCGACCTGCGGGGGCGGTACGACGGTGCCCCTTCCGCGGGCCGGCGGGTGGGACAAGCCCGCGGTCAGCCTCCCGGACCGGCGGACGGGACCGGCGGACGGGACCGGCGGACGGGACCGGCGGACGGGACCGGCGGACGGGACCGGCCACCCCGGCCGGTCCGCCGCCGACGGCCGGCAGACTGCGGACGGCGGCCGGGAACGGCGGACGGGGAACGGCGGGCGGCGGGCGGCTGCGGTGTCAGCCGGCCAGGACGCCGGTGTGGTAGACCGTGCCCGCGCAGGCGTTGGGCACCGTGGTGGTCGCGGCGGCCGGGTCGCCGGCGGCCGGGGTGTAGATGACCTGGACGCTCGCCTCCGGCTGCTCCGTTCCGCCGCCGGCTTCGCCACCCGCTTCGTCCGGGCTGGGCGGTTCCTGCGGGGCCGAGCCCGTGCCGTTGTCCTCGGTGGGTTCCGGTGTGGGCGTCGCGCCGGAGGTGCCGCATCCCGACGGGCCGCCGTCCGCGGCGGGCAGCCAGGCGAACTTGACCTCGTACGCCTGTCCCGGCTGGAGGATCAGCTGGGTCGGCGAGGTGGAGGTGTCGGGGAGCTGGGTGGCCGCGTCACCGGGGGTGTGGTAGACGACGTTGATCCTGGTCGCGTCGGCACTGCCCTGGGCGACCGCGCTCACCGCCCCGGAGCCGTCCACGGTGCAGGCGGTCGCGGAGGTGTTCACGACGCGGAAGGAACCGTAGACGTGGCCGTTGGCGTCGGCGGGGCCGGCGGCACCGCTGCCTTCGAGCTGCGCCCGGGTGCAGACGGGCGAGGTCGCGTTGAGGGTGCTGGAGGGGTTCGGCACACCGGGATCGCTGGACGGGCTCTCGGAGTGCTTCTCCTTCTCGGTCTTCCCCTCCTCCTCCTTGTCCTCCTTGCCGTCCTTCTCCTTCTCGCCGGTCTTGGTGGGCCTGCCCGTCACCGGGTCCTCACCGCCCCCGCCGTGCGTACCGCCCTGCACCCCGGGGGTGCGCTCACTGCTCGCCGCGTTGGCCGACCGGTCGTCGGACGTGCTGACCTCGTTCGCCACGTGGACCAGCGTCGGCAGCGCGGCACCGCCGAGCACCACCGCGGCCACGGCCCCGACCAGTGCCTGGCGTCTGCGCCTGCGGCGGGCGGGCACGGCACGGTGCAGGTGATCCAGCGCGCCGGGGGTCGGCTCCAGGTCGTCCACCGCGCCGCGCAGCAGTCTCCGCAGGGCCTCTTCGTCGATGTCCTCGATGTCGTCGGCCGCGCCGGGGTCGCCACCGGGTCCGGACCCGGTGCCCCGTCCGGCACCCGGGCCCGACGCCGTACCGCGCCCGCCGTTCCCGCCGGCCGCGCGCTCGCCGACGTCGTCCACGCCGGCCGCACCCGCCGAAGCGTCATCGTCCGCGCCCGCCGGACCGTCGGCCTCGCCGCCGGCCGCACCCGGGCCGCCGCCACCATCGGCGGCACGCACGCCATCGCCACCACCGGCCGCACGCGGACTGCCCTCACCATCGGCCGTGGGCTCGCCGTTGTCGCCGGGGGCCGGTCCGGGGCCGGTCGCGGGCTCCTGTGCCGGGCCTTCGTCCTGCCGCGCCTCCGCGGCACCGGCCGCACCGGGTCCCCCGGTTCCGCCGGCCGTGGCGTCGTCACCCGCGGTGCCGTCGGTCCCGGAGGCGCCCTCCGCCCCGCCGGCGGTCTCGGCATGCGCGTGGTGCTCGGGCTCGTGCCCCGGTTCGTGCTTCTCGTGGTTCATGCCGGAGTCTCCATGGCGACGCGCAGCGCGGCGATGCCGCGCGATCCGTACGCCTTGACCGAACCCAGCGATATGCCGAGGGTCTCGGCCACCTGTGCCTCGGTCATGTCGGCGAAGTAGCGCAGCACCAGCACCTCGCGCTGCCGGCGCTGCAGCCCCCTCATCGCCTTGATCAGCTGGTCGCGCTCCAGTTGCTCGTACGCGCCTTCCTCGGCGCTGGCCATGTCGGGCATCGGCTTGGAGAGCAGCTTCAGACCGAGAATGCGCCGGCGCAGCGCCGAGCGGGACAGGTTGACGACGGTCTGCCGCAGGTACGCGAGGGTCTTCTCGGGATCCCGCACCCGGCTGCGCGCGGAGTGGACCCGGATGAACGCCTCCTGGACGACGTCCTCGCACGAGGCGGTGTCGTCCAGGAGCAGTGCCGCGAGCCCGAGCAGCGAGCGGTAGTGCGCCCGGTAGGTCTCGGTCAGATGGTCGACTGTGGTGCCCACGGCCATCGCGTCGTCAGTTTCCCCGCGTTGAGACGGCACCTGCGCGGGGCGTGCGGCAGGCCACGGCGCGATCACCGGCATGCCACCTGACGTGCGAGAACGCGATGGATGCAGTGCTGAGCGGCCCCGTACCGGGGCCGTTGCGATGCCGAATACCTCTGCCACGCCTGTTGGACACGCTTCCCCCACCCAGGGTTGTACGCGCGAGGCATGGCTATGGACGATGCATCAAATGCCCCCATGCGCACCAGCTCTTCCCTTATGCAGCGATTTCACCAGCGCCCCGAGGGGCGGTTACCAAGACGCTCCCCGGGCACCGCCGGTTGCGGCGGAGCGGGGAGCGCATGATCGAACCGAACATCCGACCAGTTCACATGGCTCGACCATCGTAATGGTCGGGAAACTCACACCGCCGCCGGGCCGGTGGCGGCCGGAACCGGTCCGACGCCCCTGCGGAGAAGGCCCGGTGACGGCGGTGGAGCGGGCGCCGGGCCGGCCGCGGTACCGGAGTGCCGGCGGTGCCGCGGTCGTGCGGGCCGCCATGCCGCGAGGTCGGGGCATGGCGGCACCCGCCACGGTAGGACGAGAGTCGTGCGGCGGACGGAGGGCCGGCCGCGCCCCCTACATGAGGACGGCCGCGCCGGTTGTCCGGACGGGCCGCGCGGAAGACGTCCGGACGGCGGTGCGGCGGGACGGGCGCACCGCCGTGCGCAGGAGAAGTGGACGGCCGTGCGCGGACAGGTGGACGGCCGTGCCGCAGACGGACGGACGGCGGGGCCGCGGGTCTCAGGACGGCAGCTCCGCCGCCACCGCCTCGGCGATCTGCACGGCGTTGAGCGCCGCCCCCTTGCGCAGGTTGTCGCCGCAGACGAACAGCTCCAGGGCGCACGGGTCGTCCAGCGACCGCCGGACCCGCCCCACCCAGGTGGGATCGGTGCCCACCACGTCCGCGGGGGTGGGGTACTCCCCCGCCGCCGGGTCGTCGCAGAGCACCACACCCGGTGCCGCCGCCAGGATCTCGTGCGCCCCGGCGACCGTGACCTCGTTCTCGAACCGCGCGTGCACCGCCAGCGAGTGCGTGGTGACCACCGGGACCCGCACGCAGGTCGCGCTCACCTTCAGGTGCGGCAGGCCGAGGATCTTCCGCGACTCGTTCCGCACCTTCAGTTCCTCCGAGGACCACCCGTCCTCGGTGAGCGAACCGGCGAAGGGCACCACGTTGAGCGCCACCGGCGCGGGGAACGGCCCGGTGTCACCGACCGCCCGCCGGACGTCCCCGGGCTGGGTGCCCAGATCGGTGCCGGCGACCCTGGCGTGCTGCTCGCGCAGCGCGTCGATGCCGGCCTGCCCGGCACCGGAGACCGCCTGGTAGGAGGAGACGACCAGCTCGCTCAGGCCGAACGCGGCGTGCAGCGCGCCGATCGCCACGATCATCGACAGCGTGGTGCAGTTGGGGTTGGCGATGATGCCCCGGGGCCGCACCCGGGCGGCGTGCGGGTTCACCTCCGGGACGACCAGCGGTACGTCCGGGTCCATCCGGAAGGCGCCGGAGTTGTCGATCACCACCGCGCCCTTGCCGACCGCGACCGGCGCCCACCGTGCGGACACCTCGTCCGGCACGTCGAACACCGCGAGGTGGACGCCGTCGAACGCGTCCTCGGTGAGCGCGACGACCTCGACCTGCTCACCCCGGACGGCCAGCTTCCGGCCGGCTGAGCGCGGCGAGGCGATCAGCCGGATCTCCCCCCAGATGTCCGCGTGCTCGGAGAGGATGCCGAGCAGCACGGTGCCGACCGCGCCGGTCGCCCCGACCACCGCGAGGGTGGGGCGGCCGGCGCGGCCGGCGGCCGGGTTCATCGGCCGGTCCCTCCGTAGACGACCGCCTCGTCGCTGTCGGAGTCCAGCCCGAAGGCGGTGTGCACGGCCTGCACCGCGTTGTTGACGTCGTCGGCGCGGGTGACCACCGAGATGCGGATCTCGGACGTGGAGATCAGCTCGATGTTCACCCCGGCGTCGGAGAGCGCCTCGAAGAACGCCGCGGTGACGCCCGGGTTCGTCTTCATGCCCGCGCCGACCAGCGAGATCTTGCCGATCTGGTCGTCGTAGCGCAGGGAGTCGAAACCGATCGCCTGCTGCGCCTTGGTCAGCGCCTCCATCGCCTTGTGACCGTCGGTCTTGGGGAGCGTGAAGGAGATGTCGGTGAGACCGGTCGATGCGGCGGAGACGTTCTGCACCACCATGTCGATGTTGATCTCGGCGTTGGAGATGGTCCGGAAGATGGCCGCGGCCTCGCCCGGCTTGTCCGGCACACCGACGACCGTGATCTTGGCCTCGGAGGTGTCGTGAGCGACACCCGAGATGATGGCCTGCTCCACCTTCTGATCCCCTCGCGGCTCGTTGCTGACCCAGGTCCCCTGCAGTCCGGAGAAGGACGAACGGACGTGGATCGGGATGTTGTAACGGCGTGCGTACTCCACACAGCGGTGGAGC
It contains:
- a CDS encoding DUF4232 domain-containing protein gives rise to the protein MNHEKHEPGHEPEHHAHAETAGGAEGASGTDGTAGDDATAGGTGGPGAAGAAEARQDEGPAQEPATGPGPAPGDNGEPTADGEGSPRAAGGGDGVRAADGGGGPGAAGGEADGPAGADDDASAGAAGVDDVGERAAGGNGGRGTASGPGAGRGTGSGPGGDPGAADDIEDIDEEALRRLLRGAVDDLEPTPGALDHLHRAVPARRRRRRQALVGAVAAVVLGGAALPTLVHVANEVSTSDDRSANAASSERTPGVQGGTHGGGGEDPVTGRPTKTGEKEKDGKEDKEEEGKTEKEKHSESPSSDPGVPNPSSTLNATSPVCTRAQLEGSGAAGPADANGHVYGSFRVVNTSATACTVDGSGAVSAVAQGSADATRINVVYHTPGDAATQLPDTSTSPTQLILQPGQAYEVKFAWLPAADGGPSGCGTSGATPTPEPTEDNGTGSAPQEPPSPDEAGGEAGGGTEQPEASVQVIYTPAAGDPAAATTTVPNACAGTVYHTGVLAG
- a CDS encoding aspartate-semialdehyde dehydrogenase codes for the protein MNPAAGRAGRPTLAVVGATGAVGTVLLGILSEHADIWGEIRLIASPRSAGRKLAVRGEQVEVVALTEDAFDGVHLAVFDVPDEVSARWAPVAVGKGAVVIDNSGAFRMDPDVPLVVPEVNPHAARVRPRGIIANPNCTTLSMIVAIGALHAAFGLSELVVSSYQAVSGAGQAGIDALREQHARVAGTDLGTQPGDVRRAVGDTGPFPAPVALNVVPFAGSLTEDGWSSEELKVRNESRKILGLPHLKVSATCVRVPVVTTHSLAVHARFENEVTVAGAHEILAAAPGVVLCDDPAAGEYPTPADVVGTDPTWVGRVRRSLDDPCALELFVCGDNLRKGAALNAVQIAEAVAAELPS
- a CDS encoding SigE family RNA polymerase sigma factor — its product is MAEVFGIATAPVRGRSALHPSRSRTSGGMPVIAPWPAARPAQVPSQRGETDDAMAVGTTVDHLTETYRAHYRSLLGLAALLLDDTASCEDVVQEAFIRVHSARSRVRDPEKTLAYLRQTVVNLSRSALRRRILGLKLLSKPMPDMASAEEGAYEQLERDQLIKAMRGLQRRQREVLVLRYFADMTEAQVAETLGISLGSVKAYGSRGIAALRVAMETPA
- a CDS encoding aspartate kinase: MGLVVQKYGGSSVADAEGIKRVAKRIVEAKKNGHQVVVVVSAMGDTTDELIDLAEQVSPIPAGREFDMLLTAGERISMALLAMAIKNLGHEAQSFTGSQAGVITDSVHNKARIIDVTPGRIRTALDEGNIAIVAGFQGVSQDKKDITTLGRGGSDTTAVALAAALDAEVCEIYTDVDGVFTADPRVVKKARKIDWISSEDMLELASSGSKVLLHRCVEYARRYNIPIHVRSSFSGLQGTWVSNEPRGDQKVEQAIISGVAHDTSEAKITVVGVPDKPGEAAAIFRTISNAEINIDMVVQNVSAASTGLTDISFTLPKTDGHKAMEALTKAQQAIGFDSLRYDDQIGKISLVGAGMKTNPGVTAAFFEALSDAGVNIELISTSEIRISVVTRADDVNNAVQAVHTAFGLDSDSDEAVVYGGTGR